A window of Methanobacteriaceae archaeon contains these coding sequences:
- a CDS encoding ABC transporter ATP-binding protein has protein sequence MSPKPLKRKPPEKPVDNKKAIKNILTLLKDHKAKLIITIVCAIISTAFTIIAPLLIGKSTTIIYEGTTKIINHTGTIDLNSLINLLIIVVVLYVVSALFSYLQSYFIIELSTKISFDLRQRIMDKILYLPMEKIGENKRGDILSRMTNDIDSLQHGISQSFIQLTTAVITLVGVFIMMLSINVIMALATIVLVPIAFLVIKFITKHSQSYFLKQLEFKGSLNGQIEETFTGHDIIRAFNQEEISMEKFEKDNNSWFNNEWKSQFFSSLNGPLMNFISNFTYVVIAVLGAVFVLQKAIAVGDILAFFQYSQSFTRPIQQITRVMNQIQTAMAASERIFEFLDLDDEENPSTRKLDTINDNITFEDVSFGYSPNEKIIKNLTFEVKKGQKIAIIGETGAGKTTIVKLLMRFYDIDSGSIKIDGVDIDEYDKHSLRSHVGMVLQDSWLFSDTIKSNIRYGNLEVSDDEIVDASKQVYIDNFIRQLPDGYETTLNEDSDNISHGQKQLLTIARTILSSKEILILDEATSSVDTRTEKLIQKAIDKLMENKTSFIIAHRLSTIRNADKIIVIENGEIIEQGTHEELLDLKGYYYNTLNSQSRE, from the coding sequence ATGAGTCCAAAACCACTTAAAAGAAAACCACCTGAAAAGCCAGTGGACAATAAAAAAGCTATTAAAAACATTTTAACACTTTTAAAAGACCATAAGGCTAAATTAATCATAACAATAGTGTGTGCGATTATCTCAACTGCATTTACTATAATAGCTCCACTTTTAATTGGTAAATCAACTACAATAATCTATGAAGGAACAACAAAAATCATAAATCATACTGGAACTATTGATTTAAACTCACTTATTAATCTTTTAATAATTGTAGTTGTTTTATATGTTGTTAGTGCGCTATTTTCATATTTACAAAGCTATTTTATTATTGAGTTATCAACAAAAATCAGTTTTGATTTAAGGCAAAGAATAATGGATAAAATTCTTTATTTACCTATGGAAAAGATTGGAGAAAACAAAAGAGGAGATATTTTATCCAGAATGACAAATGATATTGATTCACTTCAGCATGGAATATCCCAGTCATTTATTCAGCTAACAACAGCAGTAATTACTCTTGTTGGTGTATTTATTATGATGTTATCTATTAATGTCATAATGGCTCTTGCAACCATTGTTCTTGTGCCTATTGCATTTTTAGTAATTAAATTCATTACAAAACACTCACAAAGTTATTTCTTAAAACAATTAGAGTTTAAAGGTAGTTTAAATGGTCAAATTGAAGAAACATTCACAGGCCATGACATTATACGTGCATTTAACCAGGAAGAAATTTCAATGGAAAAATTTGAAAAAGACAACAATAGCTGGTTTAACAATGAATGGAAATCACAGTTCTTTTCCAGTTTAAATGGTCCTTTGATGAATTTCATTTCAAATTTCACCTATGTTGTAATTGCAGTTTTAGGTGCTGTATTTGTTCTTCAAAAAGCAATAGCTGTTGGAGATATTTTAGCATTCTTCCAGTACTCACAAAGCTTTACAAGACCAATTCAGCAAATTACAAGAGTTATGAATCAAATTCAAACTGCAATGGCTGCTAGTGAGCGTATCTTTGAGTTTTTAGATTTGGATGATGAGGAAAATCCATCAACAAGAAAACTTGATACAATAAATGATAACATCACTTTTGAAGATGTAAGTTTTGGATACAGTCCTAATGAAAAAATTATTAAAAATTTAACATTTGAAGTTAAAAAAGGACAAAAAATAGCAATTATCGGAGAAACTGGAGCTGGAAAAACAACTATTGTTAAATTGCTTATGAGATTTTATGATATTGATTCAGGATCAATTAAAATCGACGGTGTTGACATTGATGAATATGACAAGCACTCACTTAGATCACACGTCGGAATGGTTTTACAAGACTCCTGGCTGTTTTCAGATACCATTAAAAGTAATATTCGCTATGGAAACCTCGAAGTCAGCGATGATGAAATCGTTGATGCATCTAAACAGGTTTATATTGACAATTTCATAAGACAGCTTCCAGATGGATATGAAACAACACTAAATGAAGACAGTGACAATATATCCCACGGACAAAAGCAGTTATTGACAATAGCTAGAACAATTCTCTCATCAAAAGAAATCTTAATTTTAGATGAAGCAACTTCAAGTGTTGATACAAGAACTGAAAAGTTAATTCAAAAAGCTATTGATAAATTAATGGAAAATAAAACAAGTTTTATTATTGCTCATAGATTATCAACAATTAGAAATGCAGATAAGATTATTGTTATTGAAAATGGTGAGATAATCGAGCAGGGAACACACGAAGAGCTTCTTGATTTAAAAGGATATTATTACAATACTTTAAATTCTCAAAGTAGGGAATAA
- a CDS encoding O-acetylhomoserine aminocarboxypropyltransferase/cysteine synthase, giving the protein MAYEIKNKKNISTIGLHAGQEEVDETGSRAVPIYQTTSYVFDSPEQAANRFALAEGGNIYTRLTNPTTEAFEKRMAAIEGGSAAYATASGMSAIFYTIINLTQVGDNIVSADNLYGGTFELFENTLKELGRDVTFVDSQSPELFEEAIDDKTKAIYVESIGNPKLDIPDFEKIAEIAHSHGIPLIADNTVGIGSVRPFDHGADIISSSATKYIGGHGTTLGGIIIEKGDFDWLNGNFPTLSDPDETYNGLVFGELEGAAFTTRIRAVIGRDTGAVPSPFGSFLLLQGLETLGLRIEKHASNALAVAKHLEAHPKVAWVTYSGLESSPNHEVAKKYAEKGYGGIVSFGLKAGYDGAIKFIENVELLSLLANIGDAKSLVIHPASTTHSQLTPEQQKATGVTPDLIRFSVGIEDIEDILADVDQALDKI; this is encoded by the coding sequence ATGGCATATGAAATAAAAAATAAAAAAAATATTTCAACTATTGGCCTTCATGCGGGTCAAGAAGAAGTTGACGAAACTGGTTCACGTGCTGTACCAATCTATCAAACAACTTCTTATGTATTCGACTCTCCTGAACAAGCTGCAAACAGATTTGCTCTTGCAGAAGGCGGAAACATATACACAAGACTTACTAATCCTACTACTGAAGCATTTGAGAAAAGGATGGCTGCAATTGAAGGTGGAAGTGCAGCATACGCTACAGCTAGTGGAATGTCCGCAATCTTTTACACTATTATCAATTTAACCCAAGTTGGAGATAACATCGTTTCTGCAGATAACTTGTATGGTGGAACCTTTGAGTTATTTGAAAATACCTTAAAAGAATTAGGACGTGACGTAACCTTTGTGGACTCACAATCTCCAGAATTATTCGAAGAAGCTATTGATGATAAAACAAAAGCAATTTACGTGGAATCTATTGGAAATCCAAAACTCGATATTCCTGACTTTGAGAAGATTGCAGAAATTGCTCACTCTCACGGAATTCCATTAATTGCTGATAACACTGTTGGTATTGGATCTGTAAGACCATTTGACCATGGTGCAGATATTATTTCCTCCTCTGCAACCAAATACATCGGTGGTCACGGTACTACTCTTGGTGGAATTATCATCGAAAAAGGTGACTTTGACTGGTTAAACGGTAACTTCCCAACCTTATCTGATCCTGATGAAACCTACAACGGTTTAGTATTTGGAGAACTCGAAGGAGCTGCATTTACTACTAGAATCAGAGCAGTTATCGGAAGAGACACTGGTGCTGTACCTTCTCCATTTGGATCATTCTTGTTATTACAAGGTTTAGAAACTTTAGGTCTTAGAATTGAAAAGCATGCTTCAAATGCATTAGCTGTTGCAAAACATTTAGAAGCACATCCAAAAGTTGCTTGGGTAACTTATTCCGGATTAGAATCCTCTCCAAACCACGAAGTAGCTAAAAAATATGCTGAAAAAGGTTATGGTGGAATCGTTTCATTCGGTCTTAAAGCTGGATACGATGGTGCTATTAAATTCATCGAAAACGTTGAATTACTCTCATTATTAGCAAACATCGGAGATGCTAAGTCATTAGTTATCCACCCTGCATCAACTACCCACTCCCAACTTACCCCAGAACAACAAAAAGCTACTGGTGTAACTCCAGACTTAATCAGGTTCTCTGTTGGTATTGAAGATATTGAAGATATCTTAGCTGATGTAGACCAAGCTTTGGATAAAATTTAA
- a CDS encoding DUF308 domain-containing protein, with translation METGKIAGIVSIVLGLMFIVFPMFSSELVSAIVGVSLIFLGISIFLMGMTMHSYEMPFSIVAFAIGAITVLLGIGFIFFFDALSFLVGFQFYIIGFIMIAFGITGLISRFSKISAFSSIIVLIMGVVLIALGAFAVKEPIFIAIIIGVVLIIEGVSFLLHS, from the coding sequence ATGGAAACTGGAAAAATTGCTGGTATTGTAAGTATTGTACTTGGTTTAATGTTTATTGTATTCCCAATGTTTTCTTCTGAATTAGTTTCAGCTATTGTTGGAGTGAGTTTAATATTCCTAGGTATTTCAATATTTTTAATGGGAATGACTATGCACAGTTATGAAATGCCATTTTCAATAGTTGCTTTTGCAATTGGAGCTATAACAGTACTTCTAGGTATAGGATTTATCTTCTTCTTTGATGCTCTTTCATTCTTAGTAGGATTCCAATTCTATATTATTGGATTTATTATGATTGCATTCGGAATTACTGGATTAATCTCTAGATTCAGTAAAATTTCTGCATTTTCTTCAATTATTGTTTTAATAATGGGAGTAGTATTAATTGCTCTTGGAGCATTTGCAGTTAAAGAACCAATATTTATTGCAATCATTATTGGTGTTGTTTTAATCATAGAAGGTGTATCTTTCCTTTTACATAGTTAA
- a CDS encoding helix-turn-helix domain-containing protein, producing the protein MNANAQLMNFPIDNVIQLIRKKWVVQIINDLFFGKTRFNEFKENKPKLSNRVLSSCLKDMEDNGLIKRIVDKYDKKNVRYYLTDKGQSLNKIIYEMAIFSVDSENYTDKTKTELKSVFKEKLL; encoded by the coding sequence GTGAACGCAAATGCTCAACTAATGAATTTCCCAATAGATAATGTAATTCAATTAATCAGGAAAAAATGGGTTGTTCAAATTATAAACGATTTATTTTTTGGTAAAACACGATTTAATGAATTTAAGGAAAATAAACCAAAATTATCCAATAGAGTTTTAAGCAGTTGTCTTAAAGATATGGAGGATAACGGTTTAATTAAGCGTATTGTTGACAAATACGACAAAAAGAATGTCCGGTATTACTTGACAGATAAAGGTCAGTCATTAAATAAAATTATTTATGAAATGGCAATCTTTAGTGTGGATAGTGAAAACTACACTGACAAAACCAAAACTGAGTTAAAATCAGTATTCAAAGAAAAATTATTATAA
- a CDS encoding MATE family efflux transporter: MQSSENIESIFGNPVKAINKLAFPTIFSILLMFLNNLIDSFWVAGINADALAALGFISPLYLVIIGLGTGLGAGTNSLISRYLGADRREDVNNAIIHSIILTLIVSAIVLIIGIFFLKDLVILLGASSVSTYCLDYGEIIFFLNIVFLLPNVLASIFRAEGNVKRATSPLVLTYVLNMVLDPIFIYVFKLGIFGAGFATVLASFIGLLWMLYWIFVKKDSYFSFKLASYKSKWDIYKNILVVSLPAGTEEIIFSLVAIILNYLIIITSGISEVAAFTIAWRFISMAFLPCMGIGIATITVSGVAYGARNSENFDLTIKYSTFLSLIITLIFSVVFFFFAYPLCDIFTFTANDPYLITRSAEILQLLVFYNFMIPFGATAAYVYQAVGSGFKSLALTILRELILSMGLAYLFGITLNMGIFGVYLGTIIGMNIGSLIGFVFIWIFNLKFKKRCIN; encoded by the coding sequence ATGCAATCTAGTGAAAATATCGAATCTATTTTTGGAAACCCTGTAAAGGCAATTAACAAACTGGCTTTTCCAACAATTTTTTCAATTCTTTTAATGTTTTTGAATAATTTAATTGATAGTTTCTGGGTTGCTGGAATTAATGCTGATGCTCTTGCAGCTTTAGGTTTTATTTCTCCACTTTATCTTGTTATAATTGGTCTTGGAACTGGTCTTGGTGCAGGTACTAATTCACTGATTTCCAGATATCTTGGAGCAGATAGGCGTGAAGATGTAAATAATGCAATTATTCACTCAATTATTTTGACACTTATTGTTTCAGCTATTGTTTTAATTATAGGTATTTTCTTTTTAAAGGATTTGGTTATATTGCTTGGTGCAAGCAGTGTAAGTACATATTGCTTAGACTATGGTGAAATCATATTCTTTTTGAATATTGTATTTCTACTTCCTAATGTTCTTGCAAGTATTTTTAGAGCTGAAGGAAATGTAAAAAGAGCAACCTCTCCATTGGTGTTAACTTACGTATTGAATATGGTTTTAGACCCGATTTTTATTTATGTATTCAAATTGGGCATTTTTGGAGCAGGATTTGCAACAGTATTGGCTTCATTTATTGGACTTTTATGGATGTTATACTGGATTTTTGTAAAAAAAGATTCATATTTCAGTTTTAAACTTGCTTCTTATAAGTCTAAATGGGATATATATAAAAATATCCTTGTAGTATCACTTCCTGCAGGAACAGAAGAAATAATCTTTTCACTTGTTGCAATAATTCTAAATTATTTAATTATAATTACATCAGGAATCAGTGAAGTTGCAGCATTTACAATAGCTTGGAGATTTATATCAATGGCATTTTTACCGTGTATGGGAATTGGTATTGCAACAATAACAGTTTCAGGTGTGGCATATGGTGCTAGAAATAGTGAAAACTTTGATTTAACAATAAAATATTCAACATTCTTAAGTTTGATTATCACATTAATCTTTAGTGTTGTATTTTTCTTTTTTGCATATCCTTTGTGTGATATATTTACATTTACCGCAAATGATCCTTATTTAATCACACGTTCAGCTGAGATATTGCAGCTACTTGTATTTTATAATTTTATGATTCCATTTGGTGCTACTGCAGCATACGTTTATCAGGCAGTAGGGTCTGGATTTAAATCACTTGCACTAACCATACTTAGAGAACTGATTTTAAGTATGGGACTTGCTTATTTATTTGGAATCACATTAAATATGGGAATATTTGGAGTATATCTTGGAACAATAATTGGAATGAATATTGGTTCACTTATTGGCTTTGTATTTATCTGGATATTTAATTTAAAATTTAAAAAAAGGTGTATTAATTAA
- a CDS encoding ABC transporter ATP-binding protein: protein MKKLLAPMKNKIPSILSIFLFLIIQVYCDLTLPQYTSDIVDIGIQNANLQFIINTGAIMLLMVGISALATVGVSYFSSRVSSGYAKDLRKIVYEKILKFSNHELNTISRSSLITRTTNDVNQLQNVLGMIFTTLLFAPLLGIGSIIKAFELGTNLSWIILVTFIAVTLLLIIVTLRVLPYFKITQEIIDKINRITREVLIGIPVIKAFVRQDYETEKFRATNQEFYDVNIFVFRTMLIMMPLMTLIMNIMVVLILYFGAHEAINGGILTGDIIAFIQYSTQIVTSFLMIGAFMIILPRILVSGRRINEVLTTKITITDGEIKKINEKPTLEFKNVYYQYPGSEKETLRDINFKLESGKTTAIIGGTGSGKSTILNLIPRLQDPSSGEILLDGENIKNFNLTTLRDAISFTPQKAILFQGDIKSNLKVGKQDASDEEIENALKIAQADFVEDLNEEVTQGGSNYSGGQKQHLSIARAIIGAHDFYLFDDCFSALDMNTERVIKNNLKNLKDSSILIISQRVSTIMDADEILVIDNGEIIAKGKHDMLVEDCEVYREIVNTQIDKMDVGL from the coding sequence ATGAAAAAGTTATTAGCACCAATGAAAAATAAAATTCCATCAATTTTATCTATATTCTTATTTTTAATTATTCAGGTATACTGTGATTTGACATTACCACAATACACTTCAGATATCGTTGATATTGGTATTCAAAATGCAAATCTTCAGTTTATTATAAATACAGGAGCAATAATGCTTTTAATGGTTGGAATTTCAGCACTTGCTACTGTAGGAGTATCTTACTTTTCAAGTAGAGTCTCATCAGGCTATGCAAAGGATTTAAGAAAGATTGTTTATGAAAAAATCCTTAAATTTTCCAATCACGAATTAAATACAATATCCAGATCTTCTTTAATTACCCGTACAACAAATGATGTAAATCAGCTTCAAAATGTATTAGGTATGATTTTTACAACATTATTGTTTGCACCCCTTTTGGGAATTGGAAGTATTATAAAAGCATTTGAACTTGGAACAAATTTATCATGGATTATTCTTGTAACATTTATCGCAGTAACACTTCTTTTAATTATTGTTACTCTAAGAGTTCTTCCTTACTTTAAAATAACTCAGGAAATCATTGATAAAATTAATAGAATTACAAGAGAAGTATTAATTGGAATTCCTGTTATCAAGGCATTTGTAAGACAAGACTATGAAACAGAAAAGTTTAGAGCAACAAATCAGGAATTTTATGATGTTAATATCTTTGTATTTAGAACAATGCTAATAATGATGCCACTTATGACTTTAATTATGAATATTATGGTTGTTTTAATCTTATACTTTGGTGCTCATGAAGCTATAAACGGTGGAATCCTTACAGGAGACATAATAGCTTTTATTCAGTATTCTACTCAGATTGTAACTTCATTTTTAATGATTGGTGCATTTATGATTATTCTTCCAAGAATTCTTGTTTCAGGAAGACGTATTAATGAAGTTTTAACAACTAAAATCACAATTACTGACGGCGAGATTAAAAAAATCAATGAAAAACCAACTCTTGAGTTTAAAAATGTCTATTATCAGTATCCTGGAAGTGAAAAGGAAACTCTTAGGGATATTAACTTTAAATTGGAATCTGGAAAAACCACAGCAATTATTGGTGGTACTGGAAGTGGAAAATCAACTATTCTTAATTTGATTCCAAGACTTCAAGATCCAAGTTCCGGTGAGATATTACTTGACGGTGAAAACATTAAAAACTTTAATTTAACCACCCTAAGAGATGCTATCAGTTTTACTCCGCAAAAAGCTATTTTATTCCAGGGCGATATTAAATCAAACCTTAAAGTTGGAAAACAGGACGCTAGTGACGAGGAAATTGAAAATGCACTAAAAATAGCTCAGGCAGATTTTGTTGAAGATTTAAATGAAGAAGTTACACAAGGCGGTTCCAATTACTCCGGAGGACAAAAACAACATCTATCTATTGCAAGAGCAATTATAGGTGCTCATGACTTTTATTTGTTTGATGACTGTTTTTCTGCTCTTGATATGAATACAGAACGTGTAATTAAAAATAATTTAAAAAATCTAAAAGATTCCTCAATTTTAATTATCTCACAAAGAGTTTCAACTATTATGGATGCTGATGAGATACTTGTAATTGACAATGGAGAAATTATTGCAAAAGGAAAACATGATATGTTGGTTGAAGATTGTGAGGTATACAGAGAAATCGTAAACACTCAGATTGATAAAATGGATGTGGGATTATGA
- a CDS encoding HEPN domain-containing protein: MSVSASYYCMFLAAKALLIKKGCNVGKTHVGLIKQFSLKYVKEDIFDYNIYKFLAETQSIREEADYSDIDTITGSVALNKINQAELFLIESKKFLD; this comes from the coding sequence ATAAGTGTTAGTGCATCGTATTACTGTATGTTTCTTGCTGCAAAGGCATTATTAATTAAGAAAGGTTGTAATGTAGGAAAGACTCATGTTGGATTAATTAAACAATTTAGTTTAAAGTATGTTAAAGAAGACATTTTTGATTATAATATTTATAAATTCCTTGCAGAGACACAATCTATAAGAGAAGAAGCAGATTATAGTGATATTGATACTATTACTGGAAGTGTTGCTTTAAATAAAATAAATCAGGCTGAACTATTTTTAATTGAATCTAAAAAATTTTTAGATTAA
- the serS gene encoding serine--tRNA ligase: MLDIKLFRENPEIIIDSEKKRFRDTENVEKVIEYDNLWREGEKKLNALRSEKNKLSKSFKKAKEEGNFEEVVAKSKQVANDIKELTAKNDEYLKLRERHRYKVGNLIDEDVPISDTEDDNVVVRTYGEIPEPEFELLNHVDLIKKIDGADLETASEIAGARFYYLKRDILHLNLALIQFALAELEEEGYIPMQTPFFVKGAVAAETSELGEFEETLYKVENEDMYLIATAEQTLAALHRDEIIPPEELPLRYCAFSTCFRKEAGSHGKDTLGIFRVHQFEKIEQFIYSTPEDSRNQHDHLMEVTERIYQKLGIPYQVIAIVSSALNDNAAIKYDLEAWFPGSKAFRELVSCTNCKDYQARKTKTRYGRAGSGDAQTLHTLNSTAIATERTMCCILENYQQKDGSIKIPEVLVPYMNGKTVIEAKY, translated from the coding sequence TTGTTAGATATAAAATTATTCAGAGAAAATCCAGAAATAATTATAGACTCTGAAAAGAAAAGATTTAGAGACACTGAGAATGTCGAAAAAGTAATTGAATATGATAATTTATGGAGAGAAGGTGAGAAAAAACTCAACGCCTTAAGATCTGAGAAAAATAAATTATCCAAATCATTTAAAAAAGCAAAAGAAGAAGGAAACTTTGAAGAAGTCGTTGCTAAATCCAAACAGGTAGCAAATGACATCAAAGAATTAACTGCTAAAAATGATGAATACTTAAAACTCAGAGAACGCCACAGATATAAAGTTGGAAACCTTATTGATGAAGATGTTCCAATTTCTGATACTGAAGATGACAATGTGGTTGTTAGAACCTATGGTGAAATCCCAGAACCTGAGTTTGAATTATTAAATCACGTAGATTTAATTAAAAAAATTGATGGGGCAGACCTTGAAACTGCATCAGAAATTGCAGGAGCTCGTTTCTACTACTTGAAAAGAGATATTTTACACTTAAACTTAGCTTTAATTCAATTTGCTTTAGCAGAACTTGAAGAAGAAGGTTACATTCCAATGCAAACTCCATTCTTCGTAAAAGGAGCAGTTGCAGCAGAAACTTCTGAGCTTGGTGAATTTGAAGAAACTTTATACAAAGTAGAAAACGAAGACATGTACTTAATTGCAACTGCTGAACAAACCTTAGCAGCACTTCACAGAGATGAAATCATCCCTCCTGAAGAATTACCATTAAGATACTGTGCATTTTCAACCTGTTTTAGAAAAGAAGCAGGTTCTCACGGAAAAGATACCTTAGGAATTTTTAGAGTTCACCAATTTGAAAAAATTGAACAATTCATCTACTCCACTCCTGAAGACTCAAGAAATCAACATGATCACTTAATGGAAGTAACTGAAAGAATCTATCAAAAATTAGGAATTCCATATCAGGTTATCGCTATTGTATCATCTGCTTTAAATGATAATGCAGCTATTAAATACGATTTAGAAGCTTGGTTCCCTGGTTCCAAAGCATTTAGGGAATTAGTATCCTGTACTAACTGTAAAGATTACCAAGCACGTAAAACCAAAACACGTTATGGAAGAGCAGGTTCTGGAGATGCTCAAACTTTACACACATTAAACAGTACAGCTATTGCAACTGAAAGAACAATGTGTTGTATTTTAGAAAACTACCAACAAAAAGACGGTAGTATTAAAATTCCTGAAGTGTTAGTCCCTTACATGAATGGAAAAACTGTAATTGAAGCTAAATACTAG
- a CDS encoding flavodoxin family protein, producing the protein MKTIVINASPRKKWNTAEIMQSAQKGAESVGAEVEYFNLYDLVFTGCRSCLKCKLKQNTKGKCYWRDDLTDVIEKILDADALLIGSPIYFGQPTSEFRALVERLIFCIMSYDDGSSYYTGKLNVGIFYTMNAPLDFYEQSMKESLSSTEFLFSFLNGEVVTYPVCDTIQVSDYSKFNMAGFSQEAKEKQWILQFPKDLEKAFEIGAKLSSK; encoded by the coding sequence ATGAAAACTATTGTTATTAATGCAAGTCCAAGAAAAAAATGGAATACTGCTGAGATAATGCAATCTGCTCAAAAAGGTGCAGAATCAGTTGGTGCTGAAGTAGAGTACTTTAATTTATACGATTTGGTTTTTACAGGATGTAGAAGTTGTCTTAAATGTAAATTAAAACAAAATACCAAAGGAAAATGCTACTGGAGAGATGACTTAACTGATGTTATTGAAAAAATATTAGATGCAGATGCACTACTTATCGGCTCACCTATCTACTTTGGACAGCCTACAAGTGAATTTAGAGCATTAGTTGAAAGATTAATCTTTTGTATAATGTCCTATGATGATGGATCAAGTTATTATACTGGCAAATTAAATGTAGGAATTTTCTACACAATGAATGCTCCTTTAGACTTTTACGAACAGTCAATGAAAGAAAGCTTATCAAGTACTGAATTTTTATTCTCATTTTTAAATGGTGAGGTTGTTACTTATCCTGTTTGTGACACTATACAGGTAAGTGATTATTCTAAATTCAATATGGCTGGATTTTCACAGGAAGCAAAAGAAAAACAGTGGATTTTACAATTCCCAAAAGATTTGGAAAAAGCTTTTGAGATTGGTGCTAAATTATCCTCAAAATAA
- a CDS encoding aldo/keto reductase, producing the protein MEYKKLGNTGIEVSKIAFGAEYMVERPYEDSEALIKACEENGINFVDCWMSEPDVRSHLGKAIAPNRDFWVIQGHIGATWQNNQYVKSRDMDKVIPAFEDFMQRFQIDTLDFGMIHYVDQIDDYNEIMNGPFMEYVRKLKQEGTIKHIGLSTHNPDIGILAAKNPEIESIMFSMNPAFDMFGTMEDIWEYRKEGVFDDDSLSSINPKRVELYELCEKTGTALTAMKGFAGGNLLSDEISPFGVALTPIQCIHYALEQKGVSSIFVGVDNVSELEDSIKYCDATDDEKDYTHVLKNAPKHSFEGQCTYCGHCAPCSSQINIAMAIKFYDLAKNHDEVPESIKQHYSDLKYHAGDCISCGDCEERCPFNVDIVDLMMDIKDLFDL; encoded by the coding sequence ATGGAATATAAAAAATTAGGAAACACAGGAATTGAAGTATCAAAAATAGCTTTTGGTGCTGAGTATATGGTTGAAAGGCCTTATGAAGATAGTGAAGCTTTAATTAAGGCTTGTGAGGAAAATGGGATTAATTTTGTTGACTGCTGGATGAGTGAACCTGATGTACGCTCACACCTTGGAAAAGCAATAGCTCCTAATCGTGATTTTTGGGTTATCCAGGGTCATATCGGTGCTACATGGCAAAACAACCAGTATGTTAAATCACGTGATATGGATAAGGTAATTCCTGCTTTTGAAGACTTTATGCAAAGATTTCAAATAGATACTCTTGATTTTGGAATGATTCATTATGTTGATCAAATTGATGATTATAATGAAATTATGAACGGTCCTTTTATGGAGTATGTTCGCAAATTAAAACAAGAAGGAACAATTAAACACATTGGACTTAGTACTCACAATCCTGATATTGGTATTCTAGCTGCTAAAAACCCTGAAATTGAATCAATAATGTTTTCTATGAATCCTGCTTTTGATATGTTCGGTACAATGGAGGATATTTGGGAATATAGAAAAGAGGGTGTTTTTGATGATGATAGTTTATCTTCCATTAATCCTAAAAGAGTAGAACTTTATGAATTGTGTGAAAAAACTGGTACTGCTCTAACAGCAATGAAAGGATTTGCCGGTGGTAATTTATTAAGTGATGAAATATCTCCATTTGGTGTTGCATTAACTCCTATTCAATGTATTCATTATGCTTTAGAACAAAAAGGAGTCTCCAGTATCTTTGTTGGTGTTGATAATGTTAGTGAACTTGAGGATTCTATAAAATACTGTGATGCAACAGATGATGAAAAAGATTATACTCATGTGTTAAAAAACGCTCCTAAACATTCATTTGAAGGTCAGTGTACTTATTGTGGACACTGTGCTCCTTGTTCTTCTCAAATTAACATTGCAATGGCGATTAAATTCTATGATCTTGCAAAAAATCATGATGAGGTTCCTGAAAGTATCAAACAACATTATTCAGATTTAAAATATCATGCAGGTGACTGTATTTCATGTGGTGATTGTGAAGAAAGATGTCCATTTAATGTTGATATTGTTGATTTGATGATGGATATTAAAGATCTTTTTGATTTGTAA